A genome region from Syntrophaceae bacterium includes the following:
- a CDS encoding diguanylate cyclase, producing MNEQAVSILIAADDPGESGLLAKTLAVAGYRRVETVTGGAAALAALERETFPIVIASAEADGCGLCRAIRARGEAAYVYVLILARGRRRSHILEALAAGADAVLARPVDPAELSARVAAAQRIVDRERSLRLTNEEVRALSIRDPLTGVFNRVYLMERLPQELKRSRRYGRPLSLIMCDIDHFKAVNDRHGHGAGDRVLRDFAGRLAGSIRIDVDWMARYGGEEFLIVLPETDLSPACVVAERLRRLVAESPFGLRDGGVRITASFGVASYRPTLQAGRVTFDELMERADAFLYQAKRAGRNTVRGEESRDAEAKGCRAS from the coding sequence ATGAACGAACAGGCCGTGTCCATCCTCATCGCCGCCGACGATCCCGGTGAGAGCGGGCTGCTGGCGAAGACCCTTGCCGTCGCCGGCTACCGCCGCGTCGAGACCGTGACGGGCGGCGCCGCGGCCCTTGCCGCGCTGGAGAGGGAGACGTTTCCCATCGTGATCGCGTCGGCGGAGGCGGACGGCTGCGGGCTGTGCCGCGCCATCCGCGCCCGCGGGGAGGCCGCCTACGTCTACGTCCTGATCCTCGCGCGGGGCAGGCGCAGATCGCACATCCTGGAGGCGCTGGCGGCCGGGGCGGATGCCGTCCTGGCACGGCCCGTCGACCCGGCGGAATTGTCGGCCCGCGTCGCGGCGGCGCAGCGGATCGTCGACCGCGAGCGGTCCCTGCGGCTGACGAACGAGGAGGTCCGCGCCCTGTCGATCCGCGACCCCCTCACGGGGGTCTTCAACCGGGTGTACCTCATGGAGCGCCTCCCGCAGGAGCTCAAGCGCTCGAGGCGCTACGGGCGCCCGCTGTCGCTCATCATGTGCGACATCGACCACTTCAAGGCCGTCAACGACCGGCACGGCCACGGCGCCGGCGACCGTGTCCTGAGGGATTTCGCGGGCCGGCTGGCCGGATCGATCCGGATCGACGTCGACTGGATGGCCCGCTACGGCGGGGAGGAGTTCCTCATCGTCCTGCCGGAGACGGATCTCTCCCCGGCCTGCGTCGTGGCGGAGCGGCTGCGGCGGCTCGTCGCGGAGAGCCCCTTCGGGCTCAGGGACGGGGGGGTCCGCATCACGGCCAGTTTCGGGGTCGCCAGCTACCGGCCCACGCTGCAGGCCGGGCGGGTGACCTTCGACGAGCTGATGGAGCGGGCCGACGCGTTCCTCTACCAGGCCAAGCGGGCGGGGCGCAACACCGTGCGGGGCGAGGAGTCCCGGGACGCCGAAGCGAAAGGGTGCAGGGCATCATGA
- a CDS encoding response regulator: MKKKKILVVDNHPIILEYMSKLLSKDGHEVRTSEDGLHALDLLEHWRPDIIFVDLIMPNIDGRKLCQIIRAMPEMKDTYLIILSAAAAEEQIDFRAIGANACIAKGPLDKMGQYVAAALHDADHRRTRDAQERIFGVENLYSRQITKELLTIWKHFEVVLGSLSEGILEITPGGRIVYANPTAIALTGIPEERLLASSVLGLFDARDKDLVRGLIDRVTADADMAAADSPVHCNDREFMIKLLPIRDDMKRTLIMVLEDVSEHRRIEAQFQHAQRMEAVGTLAGGIAHDFNNLLMVIQGNISLMLYELDPKHPFYERLKSVEKQVQSGSRLTAQLLGYARKGRYEVRPIDLNHLVEEACETFNRTRKEILIHQELARDLYAIEADAGQIEQVLMNLFVNAADAMPGGGTLVVRTANTDHRAMQGKLYNPKPGSYVLITVSDSGTGMDKKTMERIFEPFFTTKEMGRGTGLGLASVYGIVKGHGGFIDVESEKGKGTTFRIYLAATDKPVAQNNAEAPAPISRGSETILLVDDEQMMLDIGRDLLQAMGYRVITARDGAEAVEIYRGRSDEIDLVLLDIVMPRMGGGQAFDCIKAVNPAAKVLLLSGYSIDGEATKILSRGCNGFIQKPFNLEQLSRSVKAVLTGNGKQKKGNGATGLARGIRA; encoded by the coding sequence ATGAAGAAGAAAAAGATCCTCGTCGTCGACAACCACCCGATCATCCTCGAGTACATGTCCAAGCTCCTGAGCAAGGACGGGCACGAGGTCCGCACCTCGGAGGACGGCCTGCACGCCCTGGACCTGCTCGAGCACTGGCGGCCCGACATCATCTTCGTGGACCTCATCATGCCGAACATCGACGGCAGGAAGCTCTGCCAGATCATCCGGGCCATGCCCGAGATGAAGGACACCTACCTCATCATCCTGTCGGCCGCGGCCGCCGAGGAGCAGATCGACTTCCGGGCCATCGGGGCAAATGCCTGCATCGCCAAGGGGCCCCTGGACAAGATGGGCCAGTACGTCGCCGCCGCGCTCCACGACGCCGACCACCGCCGGACGCGGGACGCGCAGGAGAGGATCTTCGGGGTCGAGAATCTCTATTCGCGGCAGATCACGAAGGAGCTGCTCACCATCTGGAAGCATTTCGAGGTCGTCCTGGGCAGCCTCTCCGAGGGCATCCTCGAGATCACCCCCGGGGGCCGCATCGTCTACGCCAACCCCACGGCGATCGCGCTGACCGGCATCCCGGAGGAGCGGCTGCTGGCCTCGAGCGTGCTCGGGCTGTTCGACGCGAGGGACAAGGATCTCGTCCGGGGCCTGATCGACCGCGTGACGGCCGACGCGGACATGGCGGCGGCCGACAGCCCCGTGCACTGCAACGACCGCGAGTTCATGATCAAGCTGCTGCCGATCCGCGACGACATGAAGCGGACCCTCATCATGGTGCTCGAGGACGTCAGCGAGCACCGGAGGATCGAGGCGCAGTTCCAGCACGCCCAGCGGATGGAGGCGGTGGGGACGCTGGCCGGGGGCATCGCCCACGACTTCAACAACCTGCTCATGGTCATCCAGGGCAACATCTCGCTGATGCTCTACGAGCTGGACCCGAAGCACCCCTTCTACGAGCGGCTCAAGAGCGTCGAGAAGCAGGTCCAGAGCGGATCGCGGCTCACGGCGCAGCTGCTGGGCTACGCCCGCAAGGGACGCTACGAGGTCCGGCCGATCGACCTCAACCACCTTGTCGAGGAGGCCTGCGAGACCTTCAACCGGACGCGCAAGGAGATTCTCATCCACCAGGAGCTGGCCCGGGACCTCTACGCCATCGAGGCCGACGCCGGGCAGATCGAGCAGGTCCTCATGAACCTCTTCGTCAATGCCGCCGACGCCATGCCGGGCGGCGGCACGCTCGTCGTCCGGACCGCCAACACGGACCATCGCGCCATGCAGGGCAAGCTCTACAACCCCAAGCCGGGCAGCTACGTCCTGATCACCGTGTCGGACAGCGGCACGGGCATGGACAAGAAGACCATGGAGCGGATCTTCGAGCCCTTCTTCACGACCAAGGAGATGGGGCGCGGCACCGGGCTGGGCCTGGCCTCCGTCTACGGCATCGTCAAGGGGCACGGCGGGTTCATCGACGTAGAGTCCGAGAAGGGCAAGGGGACGACGTTCCGGATCTACCTGGCCGCCACGGACAAGCCCGTCGCGCAAAACAACGCCGAGGCGCCCGCGCCGATCAGCCGCGGCAGCGAGACGATCCTGCTGGTCGACGACGAGCAGATGATGCTCGACATCGGCCGGGATCTGCTGCAGGCGATGGGCTACCGGGTGATCACGGCGCGCGACGGCGCAGAGGCCGTGGAGATCTACCGGGGCCGCAGCGACGAGATCGATCTCGTGCTGCTCGACATCGTCATGCCCAGGATGGGCGGGGGGCAGGCCTTCGACTGCATCAAGGCCGTCAACCCCGCGGCGAAGGTGCTCCTGCTGTCGGGCTACAGCATCGACGGCGAGGCCACGAAGATCCTCTCGCGGGGCTGCAACGGCTTCATCCAGAAGCCCTTCAACCTGGAACAGCTCTCGCGGAGCGTTAAGGCGGTGCTCACCGGCAACGGGAAGCAGAAGAAAGGCAACGGGGCGACGGGCCTCGCCCGGGGCATCCGGGCGTGA
- a CDS encoding ATP-binding protein, which yields MDIYDVTRAPGSLEIFFSPKLRHIDRAGEETERFLEENAAGVSPFGVLLVMREALTNAVLYGSRHEEDSKIRYSLRLAAGTLTMEVEDDGDGFDWRSRSAEVPDIESESGRGMAIMTAYASGFRYNDKGNRLAVFWHCP from the coding sequence ATGGACATCTATGACGTCACCAGGGCTCCGGGGAGCCTGGAGATCTTTTTCTCGCCGAAGCTCCGGCACATCGACCGGGCAGGCGAGGAGACGGAGCGGTTCCTCGAGGAAAACGCGGCGGGGGTCAGCCCCTTCGGCGTGCTGCTCGTCATGCGGGAGGCCCTGACCAACGCGGTGCTCTACGGGAGCCGCCACGAGGAGGACTCGAAGATCCGCTACAGCCTGCGCCTCGCCGCCGGGACGCTCACCATGGAGGTGGAGGACGACGGCGACGGCTTCGACTGGCGGAGCCGGTCGGCCGAGGTGCCCGACATCGAGTCGGAGTCCGGCCGGGGGATGGCGATCATGACGGCCTACGCCTCCGGCTTTCGATACAACGACAAGGGGAACCGCCTCGCCGTCTTCTGGCATTGCCCGTGA
- the maf gene encoding septum formation inhibitor Maf yields the protein MKTPKLILASASPRRREMLRMLGVAFTVLHSDVDENPLAGESPEAYALRLSEAKARAVAAVRPGRWVLGADTIVTIDGELLGKPRTPDEARCMIRRLSGRAHTVITAFTLFNSERAEPVRRAVSSVVLFKEVPEDELEWYVATDEPYDKAGGYAVQGKAAVLVSEVRGSWTNVVGLPLCEVVEALKGLGLVDFTRRNACPR from the coding sequence ATGAAAACCCCGAAACTGATCCTGGCCTCGGCCTCCCCCCGACGCAGGGAAATGCTGCGGATGCTCGGCGTGGCGTTCACCGTCCTGCACAGCGACGTGGACGAGAACCCGCTCGCCGGGGAGTCCCCGGAGGCCTACGCCCTGCGGCTCTCCGAGGCGAAGGCGAGGGCCGTCGCCGCCGTGCGCCCGGGCCGCTGGGTCCTGGGCGCGGATACGATCGTGACGATCGACGGGGAGCTGCTGGGCAAGCCGCGCACCCCGGACGAGGCGCGCTGCATGATCCGCAGGCTCAGCGGGCGGGCGCACACGGTCATCACCGCCTTCACCCTGTTCAACAGCGAACGCGCCGAGCCCGTCCGCAGGGCCGTCTCCTCGGTGGTGCTGTTCAAGGAGGTGCCCGAGGACGAGCTGGAGTGGTACGTGGCGACCGATGAGCCCTACGACAAGGCCGGCGGCTACGCCGTCCAGGGAAAGGCTGCCGTTCTCGTCTCCGAGGTCCGGGGGTCCTGGACCAACGTGGTGGGGCTTCCGCTCTGCGAGGTCGTCGAGGCGCTCAAGGGGCTGGGCCTGGTGGATTTCACGAGGAGGAACGCATGTCCGAGGTGA
- a CDS encoding arsenic resistance protein yields the protein MAWKILSRISGLLVWAIPAAMMLGFAAGLCTDPAPLKGLIVPFTFLMVYPMMVTLRVKKVFEGGDGRVQWVSQLINFGLIPFLAFGVGRLFLADHPYMVLGFLLAGLVPTSGMTISWTGFARGNLEAAVKMTVIGLTLGSLATPFYVKALMGARVEVDLAGVASQIALIVFLPMAAGYATQRALIRRYGQQAFQEVWVPRFPGLSTLGVLGIVFIALALKARDIAGAPDLLVKLLVPLVILYGANFCLSTLAGKAFFSRGDAVALVYGTVMRNLSIALAVAMNAFGPAGSEAALVIAMAYIVQVQSAAWYVKLTDRIFGPPAPPAKPSGVS from the coding sequence ATGGCCTGGAAGATCCTTTCCCGGATCAGCGGGCTGCTGGTCTGGGCAATACCGGCTGCCATGATGCTCGGGTTTGCCGCGGGACTCTGTACGGATCCCGCCCCTCTCAAGGGGCTGATCGTGCCGTTCACGTTCCTGATGGTCTACCCCATGATGGTCACCCTGCGGGTGAAGAAAGTCTTCGAGGGGGGCGACGGGCGTGTGCAGTGGGTCTCGCAGCTGATCAACTTCGGCCTCATCCCCTTCCTCGCATTCGGGGTGGGCCGGCTTTTTCTTGCCGATCACCCCTACATGGTCCTCGGCTTCCTGCTGGCGGGGCTCGTGCCCACCAGCGGGATGACCATCTCCTGGACGGGCTTCGCACGGGGAAACCTCGAGGCGGCCGTGAAGATGACGGTCATCGGGCTGACCCTGGGGTCGCTGGCCACGCCGTTCTACGTGAAGGCCCTCATGGGGGCCCGCGTGGAGGTCGATCTGGCCGGCGTGGCCTCCCAGATCGCCCTCATCGTCTTTCTGCCCATGGCGGCGGGCTACGCGACGCAGCGGGCCCTTATCCGCCGTTACGGGCAGCAGGCCTTTCAGGAGGTCTGGGTACCGCGCTTCCCGGGTCTGTCGACCCTGGGCGTGCTGGGCATCGTCTTCATCGCGCTGGCGCTCAAGGCGAGGGACATCGCGGGAGCGCCCGATCTTCTGGTGAAGCTGCTTGTCCCGCTCGTGATCCTCTACGGGGCCAACTTCTGCCTCAGCACGCTCGCCGGCAAGGCGTTCTTTTCGCGCGGCGACGCCGTGGCGCTCGTGTACGGCACGGTGATGCGCAACCTCTCCATCGCCCTGGCCGTGGCGATGAACGCCTTCGGCCCCGCGGGTTCCGAGGCGGCGCTCGTCATCGCCATGGCCTACATTGTCCAGGTGCAATCGGCGGCGTGGTATGTTAAGTTGACGGACCGGATTTTCGGCCCCCCTGCGCCCCCGGCGAAGCCGTCCGGTGTGTCGTGA
- a CDS encoding YggS family pyridoxal phosphate-dependent enzyme, which translates to MSEVRENILRVRERIAAAAARAGRDPAGVRLMGVTKTVGDDRIRQAIEAGIDIIGENYVQEARRKIELMGKSVEWHFIGHLQTNKAKYAVRLFDMIHSVNRVSLAEELNRRAAAAGVACRVLIEVNLAGEESKSGAAPDEVPGLIRAIAAGMPSLSIQGLMTMAPWYDDPEKARPCFAGLRMLRDRIAAENIPNVTLRELSMGMTDDFEVAVEEGATIVRIGRAIFGERTR; encoded by the coding sequence ATGTCCGAGGTGAGGGAAAACATACTCCGCGTCCGGGAGCGGATCGCCGCCGCCGCCGCGCGGGCCGGCCGCGACCCGGCCGGCGTGCGGCTCATGGGGGTCACCAAGACCGTCGGCGACGACCGGATCCGGCAGGCCATCGAGGCGGGCATCGACATCATCGGCGAGAACTACGTCCAGGAGGCCAGGCGGAAGATCGAGCTCATGGGAAAGAGCGTGGAGTGGCACTTCATCGGCCACCTGCAGACCAACAAGGCCAAGTACGCCGTGCGCCTCTTCGACATGATCCACTCCGTCAACCGGGTGAGCCTCGCCGAGGAGCTCAACCGCCGGGCGGCCGCCGCCGGGGTCGCCTGCCGCGTGCTGATCGAGGTCAACCTGGCCGGGGAGGAATCGAAGAGCGGCGCCGCGCCCGACGAGGTGCCGGGGCTCATCCGCGCAATCGCCGCCGGGATGCCGAGTCTCTCCATCCAGGGGCTCATGACCATGGCGCCCTGGTACGACGACCCCGAGAAGGCGAGGCCCTGCTTCGCCGGCCTGCGGATGCTGCGCGACCGCATCGCCGCCGAGAACATCCCGAACGTGACCCTGCGGGAGCTCTCCATGGGGATGACGGACGATTTCGAGGTGGCCGTCGAGGAGGGGGCCACCATCGTCCGGATCGGCCGGGCGATTTTTGGAGAAAGGACCCGCTGA
- a CDS encoding STAS domain-containing protein, whose protein sequence is MENAIQQPKQTLIAPGRDIVASYAQELRRNLWSLIEDGVTDVTIDLSGVQMIDSIGLGVLIAAHNSLKKKQGRLAIIHVSKEILGLLKTMRLDRHFDIRE, encoded by the coding sequence ATGGAAAACGCCATCCAACAGCCGAAGCAGACGCTCATCGCCCCGGGCAGGGACATCGTCGCCTCCTATGCCCAGGAGCTGCGGCGCAACCTGTGGTCGCTCATCGAGGACGGGGTCACGGACGTGACGATCGACCTGTCCGGCGTGCAGATGATCGACTCCATCGGTCTCGGGGTCCTGATCGCGGCCCACAACTCGCTCAAGAAGAAGCAGGGCCGGCTCGCGATCATCCACGTCTCCAAGGAGATCCTGGGCCTGCTGAAGACGATGCGCCTCGACCGCCACTTCGACATCCGGGAATAG
- a CDS encoding response regulator gives MSSEHRNGTAEAGAHKGTVLIVDDHPVNIRLLEKILGAAGYRTLAAENGPDGRALAAGRQPDLILLDIMMPGESGFESCEKLKRDPQTAHIPVVFLSAKADTESKVTGLNLGAVDYMTKPFDKKEVLARVGRHLETRDAYRSIIELQAAKLRQVHEAQQAILTRPVEFPEAAFGVSYTPIIEAGGDFYDVFPVGDGTFGYFAADFSGHDIRASYNTFALKALISQNTGPQIPPQETMQVINRVFMSLMKNGEHLTGVYARLDRPGSELTVVNAGHLPVLHLSREGEIRTLAAEGDILGVFEDVLFKPLRVPVRAGERFFLYTDGLLEVFGEDPRGREEGIDALMACCAETRELPIGRAVDEIVSLICPDRGRLQDDVLLLGVEV, from the coding sequence ATGTCATCAGAACATCGGAACGGGACGGCGGAAGCCGGCGCACACAAGGGAACGGTCCTCATCGTCGACGATCACCCGGTGAACATCCGGCTCCTCGAGAAGATCCTGGGTGCCGCGGGCTACCGGACGCTGGCGGCCGAAAACGGGCCGGACGGGCGGGCCCTGGCCGCCGGCCGGCAGCCGGATTTGATCCTGCTGGACATCATGATGCCCGGCGAGAGCGGGTTCGAGTCCTGCGAGAAGCTCAAGCGGGACCCGCAGACGGCCCACATCCCCGTCGTCTTCCTGTCGGCCAAGGCCGACACGGAGAGCAAGGTCACGGGGCTCAACCTCGGCGCCGTGGACTACATGACCAAGCCCTTCGACAAGAAGGAGGTCCTCGCGCGGGTGGGCCGCCACCTCGAGACGCGGGACGCCTACCGCAGCATCATCGAGCTGCAGGCGGCCAAGCTCAGGCAGGTCCACGAGGCCCAGCAGGCGATTTTGACCCGGCCGGTGGAATTCCCCGAGGCCGCCTTCGGCGTGAGCTACACCCCCATCATCGAGGCCGGCGGGGATTTCTACGACGTCTTCCCCGTGGGGGACGGGACCTTCGGCTACTTCGCCGCCGACTTCAGCGGGCACGACATCCGGGCCTCGTACAACACCTTCGCCCTCAAGGCCCTGATCAGCCAGAACACGGGGCCGCAGATCCCCCCGCAGGAGACGATGCAGGTCATCAACCGCGTCTTCATGAGCCTCATGAAGAACGGCGAGCACCTGACCGGCGTCTACGCGCGGCTCGACCGGCCGGGGTCGGAGCTCACCGTGGTCAACGCCGGCCACCTGCCGGTGCTGCACCTCTCCCGGGAGGGCGAGATCCGGACCCTGGCCGCCGAGGGCGACATCCTGGGGGTCTTCGAGGACGTCCTGTTCAAGCCCCTGCGCGTGCCGGTCCGCGCGGGCGAGCGGTTCTTCCTCTACACGGACGGACTGCTCGAGGTCTTCGGGGAGGACCCGCGCGGCCGCGAGGAGGGGATCGACGCGCTCATGGCCTGCTGCGCCGAGACGAGGGAGCTGCCGATCGGCAGGGCCGTCGACGAGATCGTTTCCCTGATCTGCCCGGACCGGGGGCGGCTGCAGGACGACGTGCTGCTGCTCGGCGTGGAGGTTTGA
- a CDS encoding Hpt domain-containing protein — protein MNFNEMAETIGLDEQDFREMVELFVSVGEADLNRLREAYTARNSQGIMMSAHSLKGASANLGFTDIYEIARRVEADARTQKLDGTGEAIGELERKLAAISAALGNH, from the coding sequence ATGAATTTCAACGAGATGGCGGAGACGATCGGGCTCGACGAGCAGGATTTCCGGGAGATGGTCGAGCTGTTCGTCAGTGTCGGCGAGGCGGATCTGAACAGGCTGCGCGAGGCCTACACGGCGCGAAACAGCCAGGGCATCATGATGTCGGCCCACTCCCTGAAGGGGGCCTCGGCCAACCTGGGGTTCACCGACATCTACGAGATCGCCCGGCGCGTCGAGGCGGATGCGAGGACGCAGAAGCTCGACGGGACCGGCGAGGCCATCGGGGAGCTCGAGCGGAAGCTCGCCGCGATCTCCGCGGCCCTCGGGAATCACTGA
- a CDS encoding PAS domain S-box protein, whose protein sequence is MRIEARKPTEGEQYPPVGQEEYLKALFDAVHTGILVIDPATHRIMDANPAAARMIGLPRDEIIGSVCHQFVCPAEKGACPVTDLGQAVHQSERILRSAGGRDIPIIKTVVPASMNGRRCLIESFVDISEQKRVLRAMEESERRTRDLADSLPQIVFETDVTGRITFGNRRGLEVLQYTPEDLARGINALDIFVPEDRDRIQSNIIRILKGEVLPDVEYTARRKDGRTFPVMINASPIIRGGKAAGIRGIVVDLTEIKRAEAALRESEMMYRALFDGSGTAMLIVEEDTTIRLVNAEFERFTGLPRHEIEGRRSWIEFTPPDELMRLKEYHDRRRENPDAAPHRYELKVRDGAGRVRHVLLSVAMIPGTGHSLVSMLDITERKQAEEGLKKAKEEAERVNRELEAINRQLEESIERAGIMAQAAEAANRAKSEFLANMSHEIRTPMNGIIGFSTLLMETDLDGEQREYAEAVKASAESLLALINDILDFSKIEAGKLTIEPIPFDLRTTVEKLADMLAVKADEKGLSLIVRYLCGDARRVIGDPGRIRQVLTNLVSNAVKFTAEGHVIITVSCETKPDGPPVFRFSVEDTGIGIPESKLEYIFEKFTQADASTTRRYGGTGLGLAISKQLVECMGGTIGVTSREGMGSTFWFSLPMAVDPEAVASVIEEADLSGVRLLIVDDREINRRTLEEQVAGWGMRHASCSSSDEAYRMLLEAHEAGDPFRIAVIAYHDEHSASEELGRKIKQDERLRPTVLIMIASIGKRGDAKRMQDVGFAAYLVKPVHQSILMDALATAWSAALKGQTVPLITRHSLAEARAEKKAPEPAAAAPERVRVLVAEDNPVNQKLAIRMLEKFNLVVDVAGNGREVLERLARAAYDLVFMDCHMPEMDGYEATAAIRQAERAGGKRLAIVAMTANAMQGDREKCLAAGMDDYITKPIRREAIEEMLRKWVPAKG, encoded by the coding sequence ATGAGAATCGAGGCTCGGAAACCCACCGAGGGGGAACAGTACCCGCCGGTCGGCCAGGAGGAATACCTGAAGGCACTCTTTGACGCGGTGCACACGGGCATTCTCGTCATCGACCCGGCCACGCACCGGATCATGGACGCCAACCCGGCGGCGGCGCGCATGATCGGCCTTCCCCGGGACGAGATCATCGGCTCCGTCTGCCATCAGTTCGTCTGCCCTGCCGAGAAGGGCGCCTGCCCCGTCACGGACCTCGGCCAGGCGGTCCACCAGTCCGAGCGCATCCTCCGCTCGGCCGGCGGCAGGGACATCCCCATCATCAAGACCGTCGTTCCGGCATCCATGAACGGCAGGCGCTGCCTTATCGAGAGCTTCGTCGACATCTCCGAGCAGAAGCGGGTCCTGCGGGCCATGGAGGAAAGCGAGCGCCGGACGCGGGACCTGGCCGACTCGCTGCCGCAGATCGTCTTCGAGACCGACGTGACCGGCCGGATCACCTTCGGCAACCGCAGGGGCCTCGAGGTGCTGCAGTACACGCCGGAGGACCTGGCGCGGGGCATCAACGCCCTCGACATCTTCGTCCCCGAGGACCGGGACCGCATCCAGAGCAACATCATCCGGATCCTGAAGGGGGAAGTCCTGCCCGACGTGGAGTACACGGCCCGGCGCAAGGACGGGCGGACCTTCCCCGTGATGATCAACGCCTCGCCGATCATCCGGGGCGGGAAGGCCGCGGGCATCCGGGGCATCGTGGTCGACCTCACCGAGATCAAACGCGCCGAGGCGGCCCTCCGGGAGTCGGAGATGATGTACCGGGCCCTCTTCGACGGTTCCGGCACGGCCATGCTGATCGTCGAGGAGGACACGACCATCCGGCTCGTGAATGCGGAGTTCGAGCGGTTCACCGGGCTGCCCCGGCACGAGATCGAGGGCCGGCGCAGCTGGATCGAGTTCACCCCGCCCGACGAGCTGATGCGGCTCAAGGAGTATCACGACCGGAGGCGCGAGAACCCCGACGCGGCGCCCCACCGCTATGAGCTCAAGGTGCGGGACGGAGCGGGCCGCGTCCGGCACGTCCTGCTGAGCGTCGCCATGATCCCGGGCACCGGGCACAGCCTCGTCTCCATGCTGGACATCACGGAGCGCAAGCAGGCCGAGGAGGGCCTGAAGAAGGCGAAGGAGGAGGCCGAGCGGGTCAACCGCGAGCTCGAGGCCATCAACCGCCAGCTCGAGGAGTCCATCGAGCGGGCCGGGATCATGGCCCAGGCCGCCGAGGCGGCCAACCGCGCCAAGTCGGAGTTCCTGGCCAACATGAGCCACGAGATCCGCACGCCCATGAACGGCATCATCGGGTTTTCGACACTGCTCATGGAGACCGATCTCGACGGCGAGCAGCGCGAGTATGCCGAGGCCGTCAAGGCGTCGGCGGAAAGCCTGCTGGCGCTCATCAACGACATCCTGGACTTCTCGAAGATCGAGGCGGGGAAGCTCACGATCGAGCCCATCCCCTTCGATCTGCGCACCACGGTGGAGAAGCTCGCCGACATGCTGGCCGTCAAGGCCGACGAGAAGGGGCTGAGCCTGATCGTGCGCTATCTCTGCGGGGATGCGCGCCGCGTGATCGGCGACCCGGGACGTATCCGGCAGGTGCTGACCAACCTGGTGAGCAACGCCGTCAAGTTCACCGCGGAGGGCCACGTCATCATCACCGTCAGCTGCGAGACGAAGCCCGACGGCCCGCCGGTCTTCCGCTTCAGCGTGGAGGACACGGGCATCGGCATCCCCGAGTCGAAGCTGGAGTACATCTTCGAGAAATTCACCCAGGCCGACGCGTCCACGACGCGCCGCTACGGCGGCACGGGGCTGGGGCTGGCCATCTCCAAGCAGCTCGTCGAGTGCATGGGCGGCACGATCGGGGTGACGAGCCGGGAGGGGATGGGCTCCACGTTTTGGTTCTCCCTGCCGATGGCGGTCGATCCCGAGGCGGTTGCCTCGGTGATCGAGGAGGCCGATCTCTCGGGCGTCCGGCTTCTCATCGTCGACGACCGGGAGATCAACCGCCGGACCCTGGAGGAGCAGGTCGCCGGCTGGGGCATGCGTCACGCGAGCTGCAGCTCGAGCGACGAGGCCTACCGGATGCTGCTCGAAGCCCACGAGGCCGGGGACCCCTTCCGGATCGCCGTCATCGCCTACCACGACGAGCACAGCGCGAGCGAGGAGCTGGGCCGCAAGATCAAGCAGGACGAGCGGCTCCGGCCCACCGTGCTCATCATGATCGCCTCCATCGGCAAGCGCGGCGACGCCAAGCGGATGCAGGACGTGGGCTTCGCGGCCTACCTGGTCAAGCCGGTGCACCAGTCCATCCTGATGGATGCCCTGGCGACCGCCTGGAGCGCCGCCCTCAAGGGGCAGACCGTGCCGCTCATCACCCGGCACAGCCTCGCCGAGGCCCGCGCGGAGAAAAAGGCGCCCGAGCCCGCGGCGGCGGCGCCCGAGCGGGTGCGCGTGCTGGTGGCGGAGGACAACCCCGTGAACCAGAAGCTGGCCATCCGGATGCTCGAGAAATTCAACCTGGTCGTCGACGTCGCGGGCAACGGCCGGGAAGTCCTCGAGCGGCTGGCCCGCGCCGCCTACGACCTCGTGTTCATGGACTGCCACATGCCCGAGATGGACGGCTACGAGGCCACGGCGGCCATCCGGCAGGCCGAGCGGGCCGGCGGGAAGCGTCTTGCGATCGTGGCCATGACGGCCAATGCCATGCAGGGCGACCGGGAGAAGTGCCTCGCGGCCGGCATGGATGATTACATCACGAAGCCGATCCGCAGGGAGGCCATCGAGGAGATGCTCCGGAAGTGGGTACCGGCGAAAGGATAG